In Flavobacterium piscisymbiosum, the sequence GTTTGCGCAGCTTGTAGAGATTACACCAACAGAACTTACCTGAAGTGTTGCACCTGCACCACACGATGTATTAGTTACATATTGTTCCACTTTTCCAACAGGGATTGTGGTGTAAGGATAAGATGGTTTATTTACTTTAGTGCCAAAATCCATTGGGCCTTTGCGACAACGATCAAATACAATTCCTACCGTTCCGCCGTCTGTACTTATGTAGTCTTTAAAAACCTTTTCTACTTTTGCAAAATCAGTCCCTTCAACATAACAAGTCGAATTTTTAACACCACCGCCTAAACCAATGGCCAAAGAACCAGATTCTGACGTATTATAATAACAATTCAGAATATGAATTTCTAAATTTCTGCCACGAGGCATACGCTGTTTACAACCTTCTGCCCAATAACAATTCTTAAAAGTAATGCTGTAATGTCCGTCAGCAGGAAAATCATTTTTGTTGGAACCAATAAGATCACTAAACCTATGATCGTCTGCACCACCTGAACCGCCTGATTTTGGTGGTTTTAGATAAGTAAATTTACACCATGAAATGGTTACATTATCTGTTTTTCCTTTATTATCATAATTTCCGTCCTGACCATCCTGAAACTCACAATGATCAACCCAAAGATTCGTGCAATCAGCGGTTAAATTATCCTGACCATCAATATCATAAGCGCCTGGGCCAACGAAAACAAGATTTCTGATAATTACATTATTAGATCCTGGTTTTAAACTTAAAATACCTGCCCCGGGATTCGATTGTGTTTCGTTCACTAATTTCGCGCCTGGCAATCCTAAAATAGTTTTATTGGTAACTACTTCATGAATAGGTTCGCCACTTGAAATAGTAATTATTCCTGATACTAAAACTACAGCAGGCGATTTTAATTTAATTTTTGATAACAATTCAGCATAAGTTGTTACTATAACAGGAGTAGAGTTGCCTCCTCCAGTAGTGGCTGCACCAAATCCTTCCGGAGATTCCATATAGTAATTTTGCGCAAAAATA encodes:
- a CDS encoding pectate lyase family protein translates to MKQNLLLLFFLLSMSSIFAQNYYMESPEGFGAATTGGGNSTPVIVTTYAELLSKIKLKSPAVVLVSGIITISSGEPIHEVVTNKTILGLPGAKLVNETQSNPGAGILSLKPGSNNVIIRNLVFVGPGAYDIDGQDNLTADCTNLWVDHCEFQDGQDGNYDNKGKTDNVTISWCKFTYLKPPKSGGSGGADDHRFSDLIGSNKNDFPADGHYSITFKNCYWAEGCKQRMPRGRNLEIHILNCYYNTSESGSLAIGLGGGVKNSTCYVEGTDFAKVEKVFKDYISTDGGTVGIVFDRCRKGPMDFGTKVNKPSYPYTTIPVGKVEQYVTNTSCGAGATLQVSSVGVISTSCANKS